A single genomic interval of Asinibacterium sp. OR53 harbors:
- a CDS encoding RNA polymerase sigma factor RpoD/SigA → MRQLKITKSITNRESQSLEKYLQEIGKVDLISPEEEVQLAMRIRHGDQRALDRLVKSNLRFVVSVAKQYQNQGLTLPDLINEGNLGLIKAALRFDETRGFKFISYAVWWIRQSILQALAEQSRIVRLPLNKVGLTNRISKAYQQLEQEYEREPTPQELADMLEISQEEVAATMSVGFRHVSMDTPLSEGEDGTLIDVMENPNAEKTDEKLVHHESLRMEIERSLKTLTERQKDVVCFFFGIGVDHPLSLEDIGERFNLTRERVRQIKDKAITKLRSTSRCKHLKVYLG, encoded by the coding sequence ATGCGTCAGCTAAAAATCACGAAATCCATCACCAATCGTGAGTCCCAGAGCCTGGAGAAATATTTACAGGAGATAGGGAAGGTTGATCTGATCAGTCCTGAAGAAGAAGTGCAACTGGCTATGCGTATCCGCCATGGAGATCAGCGGGCGCTGGACCGCCTGGTAAAATCGAATCTGCGTTTTGTGGTATCGGTTGCCAAGCAATACCAGAACCAGGGGCTCACTTTACCTGATCTCATCAACGAAGGCAACCTGGGACTTATCAAAGCGGCGCTTCGTTTTGATGAGACAAGGGGTTTCAAATTCATTTCTTATGCGGTATGGTGGATCAGGCAAAGCATATTGCAGGCATTGGCCGAGCAGAGCCGTATCGTGCGGTTGCCTTTGAACAAAGTAGGGCTCACCAACCGTATCAGCAAAGCATATCAGCAGTTGGAACAGGAATACGAACGCGAGCCCACGCCGCAGGAACTGGCCGACATGCTGGAGATCAGCCAGGAAGAAGTGGCCGCCACCATGAGTGTGGGCTTCCGGCATGTGAGCATGGATACCCCGCTTTCCGAAGGGGAAGATGGCACGCTGATAGACGTGATGGAAAATCCCAATGCAGAGAAAACAGATGAAAAACTGGTGCACCACGAATCCCTGCGGATGGAGATTGAAAGGAGCCTGAAAACCCTTACCGAAAGGCAGAAAGATGTGGTCTGCTTTTTCTTTGGCATTGGGGTAGACCACCCGTTGAGCCTGGAAGATATTGGCGAGCGGTTCAACCTTACCCGGGAAAGGGTTCGGCAGATCAAGGACAAAGCCATTACCAAGCTGCGCAGTACCAGCCGCTGCAAGCATTTAAAGGTATACCTGGGATAA
- a CDS encoding START-like domain-containing protein: MSKKQLFTLEFPVRCSPTILYEFLATPAGLQEWFADKVDEWENVYSFSWNGGTPDKADVLDLEQDKFIRFHWQHTDKTEYFEFRIEKTEISNQTILLIKDFAEKAEIKDQSQLWGYQVKELFHRLGA; encoded by the coding sequence ATGAGCAAGAAGCAACTATTTACTTTGGAATTCCCCGTCAGGTGTTCACCAACAATATTGTATGAGTTTTTAGCTACGCCTGCCGGTTTGCAGGAGTGGTTTGCAGATAAAGTAGATGAATGGGAAAATGTATACAGTTTTTCATGGAATGGCGGCACGCCCGATAAGGCAGATGTGCTGGACCTGGAGCAAGACAAATTTATCCGTTTCCACTGGCAGCATACTGATAAAACCGAATATTTCGAATTCAGGATCGAGAAGACCGAGATTTCAAACCAGACCATACTCCTGATCAAGGATTTTGCTGAAAAAGCAGAGATCAAAGACCAGAGCCAGTTATGGGGCTACCAGGTGAAAGAACTGTTTCACCGCCTGGGTGCCTAA